TTCCTGCATCAGGATGCCGTCGGCACCGATCAGGAAAGTGGAGCGCTCGATGCCCTTGACCTTCTTGCCGTACATGATCTTGTTCTTGACCACGCCAAACATGTGGCACATCTTTTCTTCGGTGTCAGCGATCAGCTCGAACGGCAGTTCCAGCTTTTCCTTGAAGTCGTTGTGCGAGTTCATGTTGTCGCGCGACACACCGAACACGGTGGCGCCAGCCTTCACGAAATCCTTGTACTTATCGCGGAATTGCATTGCTTCCGTGGTACAACCCGGCGTGTTGTCCTTGGGGTAGAAATACAGGATCAGAATCTGGCCGTTGTGCGAGGTGTTGGACACCTTGACGCCGCCGGTGGCATTGGCTTCAAATTCTGGGAGTGGTTTGTTGACAACGATCGCCATGCGCTTGTATCTCTCGGGTGTGTTCGTTGAAATGCCGAGGGCGTCGGTGGTATTTTTGTTTTTATCAATCGATCGCCCCCAACCGCAACCTGCGATTTTACCCTGAAATACGTATTTCTCTCAATGTAAGCTCGGAAGGCTATGCGAGCAGCAGGGCTGCGACCACGTTGCGGCCTTCGCTGGCCAGAACGTTATAGGTACGGCAGGCCGAGGCGGTGTCCATGCTCTCCAGGCCAATCCGTTTGGCGATCAGCGGCTTGAGCCAGGCCACGGGTGGAAAGCGGTTCTTGCTGCCGCTGCCAAAGAGGACGACTTCCGCATCCAGCTTGGCGAGTTCCTCGAAA
This region of Comamonas thiooxydans genomic DNA includes:
- a CDS encoding peroxiredoxin, coding for MAIVVNKPLPEFEANATGGVKVSNTSHNGQILILYFYPKDNTPGCTTEAMQFRDKYKDFVKAGATVFGVSRDNMNSHNDFKEKLELPFELIADTEEKMCHMFGVVKNKIMYGKKVKGIERSTFLIGADGILMQEWRGLKVPGHVDEVLKAVKSLKTQDKKVA
- a CDS encoding Mth938-like domain-containing protein, with the translated sequence MKFQADKSDAQTITGYGPGWIAVDKQNHETSLLVGARGLLTEWNCARFEDLTAEHFEELAKLDAEVVLFGSGSKNRFPPVAWLKPLIAKRIGLESMDTASACRTYNVLASEGRNVVAALLLA